A single genomic interval of Lucilia cuprina isolate Lc7/37 chromosome 2, ASM2204524v1, whole genome shotgun sequence harbors:
- the LOC111678425 gene encoding protein amnionless: MNRAFQYSVLILIGFCNLTHSTKWLMDNPGFNDASAWLDEYMPCARENVIFPETYEALLPLPMKVDVGGFILPKDGAILLPAETTITLGGESRERDCDKGKAYLKQPTVRKWFDPKTWRSSKEQQSNTAIPDMERVPCNNESVVIKSTGPMVFDLEYTPYLRLGQLSFAGSLLSKDYLKELLYSDLGQFLFKNQAGVNVEYYHNDVCGCHRDFNTFTEPICHNVIDSCPRPHCLVPIVPFGSCCGICGSTVKFAVEYCENDMLNLLREIIANGLKAQSLEEDIDFYVNYINSHNYGNYLQAIIVDRDGYSEKSVKFMKYLNETTDWSKKLKLEPQHIYGFEFSGRPYNPNVTFGSMLLILLCLIFVSIVALVIFAHYQPENRYLHYVPRWVYDPRLWRAFVNRSNNLFARFDNTRASIQTMTAESTRKHAFTMGYDPESGRVREQAFDNPMFGEVPTTSQAAAARKEESMEDCQKEDIKKEVAQQVPQLVIESVDIVDSLDREEEEEQELTEIKLESSSDDEDEEQETKE; this comes from the coding sequence ATGAATCGTGCGTTCCAATACTCTGTATTGATTTTAATAGGATTTTGTAATTTAACACATTCTACCAAATGGTTAATGGATAATCCTGGCTTTAATGATGCCTCAGCCTGGCTAGATGAATATATGCCATGTGCTCgggaaaatgttatttttcctGAAACCTATGAAGCTTTATTACCTCTACCTATGAAAGTAGATGTGGGTGGATTTATTTTACCAAAAGATGGTGCAATTCTTTTACCAGCAGAAACTACCATAACACTAGGAGGTGAGTCACGCGAAAGAGATTGTGATAAAGGTAAAGCCTATTTAAAGCAACCAACTGTACGCAAATGGTTTGATCCTAAAACATGGCGTTCATCTAAGGAACAACAGTCCAATACAGCTATACCGGACATGGAGAGAGTACCGTGCAACAATGAATCAGTGGTTATTAAAAGTACTGGTCCTATGGTATTTGATTTAGAGTATACTCCCTATTTGCGTCTGGGACAATTGAGTTTTGCTGGCTCTTTACTCTCGAAAGACTATTTAAAGGAGCTGTTATATTCTGACTTGGGACAGTTTCTGTTTAAGAATCAAGCCGGAGTTAATGTCGAGTATTACCATAATGATGTCTGTGGCTGTCATAGAGATTTCAATACCTTCACAGAACCCATTTGTCACAACGTTATCGATAGCTGTCCCCGACCCCACTGTTTAGTGCCAATTGTACCATTTGGTAGTTGTTGTGGCATATGTGGTTCTACGGTGAAATTTGCTGTAGAATACTGTGAAAACGATATGTTAAATTTACTGCGAGAAATTATAGCAAACGGTCTAAAGGCTCAATCTTTGGAAGAAGATATAgacttttatgtaaattatattaattcacACAATTATGGTAATTATTTGCAAGCCATCATTGTAGATCGTGATGGCTATTCTgagaaaagtgtaaaatttatgaaatatctAAATGAAACCACCGACTGGtctaaaaaattgaaattagaaCCTCAACACATATATGGTTTTGAATTTTCTGGTCGTCCCTATAATCCTAATGTTACTTTTGGTTCTATGCTGTTGATtctattatgtttaatattcgtTAGCATTGTGGCTTTGGTTATCTTTGCTCACTACCAACCCGAAAATCGATATCTTCACTATGTACCCCGCTGGGTATATGATCCTCGTCTATGGCGTGCTTTTGTCAATAGGTCGAATAATCTTTTTGCACGTTTCGATAATACCAGAGCTAGCATACAAACAATGACAGCGGAGAGTACTAGAAAACATGCTTTTACTATGGGCTATGATCCCGAAAGTGGCCGTGTTAGAGAGCAAGCCTTTGATAATCCCATGTTTGGTGAAGTACCGACAACATCACAAGCAGCTGCTGCTCGTAAAGAGGAATCAATGGAAGATTGCCAAAAGGAAGATATTAAAAAAGAGGTGGCTCAACAAGTTCCCCAGCTTGTTATAGAAAGTGTTGATATCGTCGATAGTTTGGACAGAGAAGAGGAAGAAGAGCAGGAATTGACGGAAATTAAATTGGAATCTTCATCTGATGATGAGGACGAAGAACAAGAAACTAaggaataa